A genomic segment from Actinoplanes sichuanensis encodes:
- a CDS encoding sodium:proton antiporter — translation MNPPLWSAAPFVLLLVTVALLEVLAAAWWSRPHHKALIISLFTIPAAAHLLADDGGPAALGHSLTEYLSFLSLLAALFVISGGIHLRGSLAGTPLANAGMLAAGAVLANLVGTTGAAMLLIRPFLRANAHRQRRAHLVLFFILIVANAGGLLTPIGDPPLYLGYLKGVPFDWTLRLWAPWLFVNGTLILLFNLIDQFIVNREERQDRGTGLMDQLIVHEPLRVEGRRNVVLLAAVVLLLVARLPAPLVAAALWAITFASWRLTPRAVHQANHFGFGPIVSVAIIFAGVFVTMTQPLLILNARAAHTGLTEPWQYFWATGGLSSVLDNAPTYLAFTAVAAGRSGISIDDPGYLSTLVGTSTGADLLSAISCGAVIMGSLTYLGNGPNLMVKEVAEHRGVHMPHFFAYAAAATVIMVPVLAAATVLFFPPGSPP, via the coding sequence GTGAACCCGCCCCTGTGGTCGGCGGCCCCGTTCGTGCTGCTGCTGGTCACCGTCGCCCTCCTCGAGGTGCTCGCCGCCGCGTGGTGGAGCCGGCCGCACCACAAAGCCCTGATCATCAGCCTGTTCACGATCCCGGCCGCAGCCCATCTACTGGCCGACGACGGCGGACCGGCCGCGCTCGGTCACTCCCTGACCGAGTACCTGTCGTTCCTCTCGCTGCTCGCCGCGCTGTTCGTAATCTCCGGAGGCATCCACCTGCGCGGGTCCCTGGCCGGAACCCCACTCGCCAACGCCGGGATGCTCGCCGCCGGGGCGGTGCTGGCCAACCTGGTCGGCACCACCGGCGCCGCGATGCTGCTGATCCGGCCGTTCCTGCGCGCCAACGCCCACCGGCAACGACGGGCACACCTCGTCCTGTTCTTCATCCTGATCGTCGCCAACGCCGGAGGACTGCTCACCCCGATCGGGGACCCGCCGCTCTACCTCGGCTACCTCAAAGGCGTTCCATTCGACTGGACCCTGCGGCTGTGGGCGCCGTGGCTGTTCGTCAACGGCACCCTGATCCTGCTGTTCAATCTGATCGACCAGTTCATCGTCAACCGGGAGGAACGACAGGACCGCGGCACCGGCCTGATGGACCAGCTGATCGTCCACGAGCCGCTGCGTGTCGAGGGGCGCCGCAACGTCGTACTGCTCGCCGCAGTCGTTCTTCTGCTCGTCGCCCGCCTCCCGGCACCGCTGGTCGCCGCAGCGCTGTGGGCGATCACGTTCGCCTCCTGGCGGCTCACACCGCGCGCCGTCCACCAGGCCAACCACTTCGGGTTCGGCCCGATCGTCTCAGTCGCGATCATCTTCGCCGGCGTGTTCGTGACCATGACCCAGCCGCTGCTGATCCTCAACGCCCGCGCCGCCCACACCGGCCTGACCGAACCCTGGCAGTACTTCTGGGCCACCGGCGGGCTGTCATCGGTCCTCGACAACGCGCCGACCTATCTGGCGTTCACCGCGGTCGCCGCCGGACGGTCCGGCATCTCCATCGACGATCCCGGCTACCTGAGCACCCTGGTCGGCACCAGCACCGGTGCCGACCTGCTCTCCGCGATCTCCTGCGGCGCCGTGATCATGGGTTCGCTGACCTACCTCGGCAACGGGCCGAACCTGATGGTCAAAGAGGTCGCCGAACACCGGGGCGTCCACATGCCGCACTTCTTCGCCTACGCCGCCGCCGCCACTGTGATCATGGTGCCGGTCCTGGCGGCGGCCACCGTCCTGTTCTTCCCACCCGGGAGCCCACCATGA
- a CDS encoding type II 3-dehydroquinate dehydratase, which yields MRRLSILNGPNLNMLGRREPDLYGRVTLAQIETRCRALAGEMDFELFFGQSNAEAQLIDWVHQAVDGDAAVIINPAGFTTRSVALYDALRMVRQPVVEVHLTNVFAREPLYRRLLTAAAATGLLAGFGAEVYELAMRGLAGRVWCEPGSSAAAESHVTM from the coding sequence GTGAGACGGCTGTCGATCCTCAACGGCCCGAATCTGAACATGCTCGGGCGCCGCGAGCCCGACCTGTACGGCCGGGTCACCCTGGCGCAGATCGAGACCCGCTGCCGGGCGCTCGCCGGTGAGATGGACTTCGAGTTGTTCTTCGGACAGTCCAACGCCGAGGCGCAGCTGATCGACTGGGTGCATCAGGCGGTCGACGGCGACGCCGCGGTGATCATCAACCCGGCCGGGTTCACCACCCGGTCGGTGGCGCTCTACGACGCGCTGCGGATGGTGCGGCAACCGGTCGTCGAGGTGCATCTGACCAACGTGTTCGCCCGCGAGCCGCTCTACCGCAGACTGCTGACCGCGGCCGCCGCCACCGGGTTGCTCGCCGGGTTCGGTGCCGAGGTGTACGAGCTCGCGATGCGCGGCCTGGCCGGGAGGGTGTGGTGCGAGCCGGGATCGTCGGCTGCGGCCGAATCGCACGTAACCATGTGA
- a CDS encoding alpha/beta hydrolase domain-containing protein translates to MRKAPPILLIPLLLALLGPAPATAAPHPGTVPAPAVTGPVPGRPFFATDLDLPARGYVEQEYFYSGHANVYDATVAPGIGARPAPSPTANIVSTGHPYTTRMIVRRPARPAAFNGTVIVEWLNATSQYDVEALWFRTHEFLMRDGYAWVGITAQSAPVTHPVLGLKAFDPQRYGHLDLPAGDALSFDAYAQGLQAVRTTDVLGGLRHRISTVVAAGVSQSAGRVAVFVNAVQPRTRPVADAALLYVGGERLRDDLPIPVFKVLSETEFTGPPSANEISSLQPDTDRMRTWAVAGTSHSDWASFAVRYALLQRDQPTAPLRDDCARPSRSRSPDRYPLSAAMHHLTRWTRHGIAPPTAPLISLAADGQTVQRDQHGNALGGLRLAPFQVPVAVDTGSNENPPGGTGLCFLNGTHIPFDRATLTALYPDRQTYLRRFTIAAARNVRDGHVLPADAAEMLRDAHASLAGRDLQCRELCANVAQFPIQPSTQLLRDHTAFLYQRGGERLLHLLDDATLAVALGQTDPARQRRHYDRAVRALGDYRDQLERQHRLGRSTPEQTRLLDGYAAELIRLLTPSPAGT, encoded by the coding sequence ATGAGAAAAGCCCCGCCCATCCTGCTGATCCCGCTCCTGCTCGCGCTGCTCGGCCCCGCACCCGCCACGGCCGCACCCCACCCCGGCACCGTGCCGGCGCCCGCCGTCACCGGCCCCGTCCCGGGCCGGCCGTTCTTCGCCACCGACCTGGACCTGCCCGCCCGCGGCTACGTCGAGCAGGAGTACTTCTACAGCGGCCACGCCAACGTCTACGACGCGACGGTCGCACCCGGCATCGGCGCCCGACCCGCACCGTCACCGACCGCGAACATCGTCTCCACCGGCCACCCCTACACCACCCGGATGATCGTGCGCCGCCCGGCGCGGCCCGCCGCGTTCAACGGCACCGTGATCGTCGAATGGCTCAACGCCACCAGCCAGTACGACGTCGAAGCCCTCTGGTTCCGCACCCACGAGTTCCTGATGCGCGACGGTTACGCCTGGGTCGGCATCACCGCGCAGAGCGCCCCCGTCACCCACCCCGTCCTCGGCCTCAAAGCCTTCGACCCGCAGCGGTACGGCCACCTCGACCTGCCCGCCGGCGACGCCCTGTCCTTCGACGCCTACGCCCAGGGCCTGCAAGCGGTCCGCACCACCGATGTCCTCGGCGGACTACGGCACCGGATCAGCACCGTCGTCGCCGCCGGCGTCTCCCAATCAGCCGGCCGCGTCGCGGTGTTCGTCAACGCCGTCCAACCCCGCACCCGCCCGGTCGCCGACGCCGCCCTGCTCTACGTCGGCGGCGAACGCCTCCGCGACGACCTGCCCATCCCGGTGTTCAAAGTGCTGTCCGAGACCGAGTTCACCGGCCCACCGTCAGCCAACGAGATCAGCTCCCTGCAACCGGACACCGACCGCATGCGCACCTGGGCCGTCGCCGGCACCTCCCACTCCGACTGGGCCTCGTTCGCCGTCCGCTACGCCCTGCTGCAACGCGACCAGCCCACCGCACCGCTGCGGGACGACTGCGCCCGCCCCAGCCGCAGCCGCAGCCCCGACCGGTACCCGCTGTCCGCGGCGATGCACCACCTGACCCGCTGGACCCGGCACGGGATCGCACCGCCGACCGCGCCGCTGATCAGCCTCGCCGCCGACGGCCAGACCGTCCAGCGCGACCAGCACGGCAACGCCCTCGGCGGGCTGCGACTCGCCCCGTTCCAGGTGCCCGTCGCCGTCGACACCGGCAGCAACGAGAACCCGCCCGGCGGCACCGGCCTGTGCTTCCTCAACGGCACCCACATCCCGTTCGACCGGGCCACCCTGACAGCGCTGTATCCGGACCGGCAGACCTATCTGCGCCGGTTCACGATCGCCGCCGCCCGCAACGTCCGCGACGGCCACGTGCTGCCGGCCGACGCCGCCGAGATGCTGCGCGACGCCCACGCCTCCCTGGCCGGACGCGACCTGCAGTGCCGGGAACTGTGCGCGAACGTCGCCCAGTTCCCGATCCAGCCGTCCACCCAGCTGCTGCGCGACCACACGGCGTTCCTCTACCAGCGCGGCGGCGAACGGTTGCTGCACCTGCTGGACGACGCGACCCTCGCCGTGGCCCTCGGCCAGACCGACCCCGCACGGCAGCGGCGCCACTACGACCGGGCGGTGCGGGCCCTCGGTGACTACCGTGACCAGCTCGAACGTCAACACCGGCTCGGCCGTTCGACACCCGAACAGACCCGCCTGCTCGACGGATACGCCGCCGAGCTCATCCGGCTTCTCACACCTTCGCCCGCAGGCACCTGA
- a CDS encoding TRAP transporter small permease, which translates to MSTSDEWREPAPLRAWGSAELWVAVVALVVIFVSVLWQVISRFVPALNWPGVGELAGYSLIVLTFVMVGYLIGNNGHIMIQIIDYLAKGVAFTIVKAVSAAFTAVICALLAWEAYHLILMYPDRSSAALGVPLWILYTVPLAGFTSGAVRATVRIFVAGRPDAPFDAAEAR; encoded by the coding sequence TTGAGCACATCCGACGAGTGGCGTGAGCCGGCGCCGCTGCGCGCCTGGGGCTCGGCCGAGCTGTGGGTCGCCGTCGTCGCCCTGGTGGTGATCTTCGTGAGCGTTCTGTGGCAGGTGATCAGCCGATTCGTCCCGGCGCTGAACTGGCCCGGGGTGGGGGAGCTGGCCGGCTACTCGCTGATCGTGCTGACCTTCGTGATGGTCGGCTACCTGATCGGCAACAACGGCCACATCATGATCCAGATCATCGACTACCTGGCCAAAGGCGTCGCCTTCACGATCGTCAAAGCGGTGTCGGCGGCGTTCACCGCGGTCATCTGCGCGCTGCTGGCCTGGGAGGCGTACCACCTGATCCTGATGTACCCCGACCGCAGCTCCGCCGCACTCGGCGTCCCGCTCTGGATCCTCTACACGGTCCCGTTGGCCGGCTTCACCTCCGGCGCGGTCCGCGCCACGGTCCGCATCTTCGTCGCCGGCCGCCCCGACGCACCCTTCGACGCGGCGGAGGCGAGATGA
- a CDS encoding Gfo/Idh/MocA family protein: MSALRAAGVTVCAVADVDAGRARAFAADHGVPYAHGDVAGLFGHGLDLVTVCTPAAAHEAGVRAAARYGVPVLCEKPLALDVAQARRMIEVAEAAGIRFGVVFQRRFWPAVDQVRAAVGTPVTGGITARLNRDAAYYRKPGRGRRASEGGGVLMTQVIHHIDLLCRLMGPAAWVSGRCATLVPRSGIDVEDTAAAVLGFGSGAIATLHAGTTFRPGLGVQLWVSDAAGRTAGINEYPEGTGCTDLWIRPGPADRPLSEIHEHLEPYHAAQVADFVAAVRDGRDPAVTGRDALASLEIVEAVYASSRTGRPVELR, translated from the coding sequence GTGAGCGCACTGCGGGCGGCCGGTGTGACGGTGTGCGCGGTCGCCGACGTGGACGCCGGGCGGGCGCGGGCGTTCGCGGCCGACCACGGGGTGCCGTACGCGCACGGCGACGTGGCCGGGCTGTTCGGCCACGGACTCGACCTGGTCACCGTCTGCACGCCGGCCGCGGCCCACGAGGCCGGGGTCCGGGCGGCGGCGCGGTACGGCGTACCGGTGCTGTGCGAGAAGCCGTTGGCCCTCGACGTGGCACAGGCCCGGCGGATGATCGAGGTCGCCGAGGCCGCCGGGATCCGGTTCGGTGTGGTGTTCCAGCGCCGGTTCTGGCCGGCCGTGGACCAGGTGCGGGCCGCCGTCGGCACCCCGGTGACCGGCGGGATCACCGCCCGCCTCAATCGGGACGCCGCCTACTACCGCAAACCCGGCCGGGGCCGGCGGGCGAGCGAGGGCGGCGGGGTGCTGATGACCCAGGTGATCCACCACATCGATCTGCTGTGCCGGCTGATGGGGCCGGCCGCGTGGGTGTCCGGGCGGTGCGCCACGCTGGTGCCCCGCTCCGGCATCGACGTCGAGGACACCGCGGCGGCCGTGCTCGGGTTCGGCTCCGGGGCGATCGCCACCCTGCATGCCGGCACCACCTTCCGGCCGGGGCTGGGCGTGCAACTGTGGGTGTCGGACGCGGCCGGGCGCACGGCCGGGATCAACGAGTACCCGGAGGGCACCGGCTGCACCGACCTGTGGATCCGGCCGGGCCCCGCCGACCGGCCGCTGTCGGAGATCCACGAGCACCTCGAGCCGTACCATGCCGCGCAGGTCGCCGACTTCGTGGCGGCGGTCCGCGACGGACGGGACCCGGCGGTCACCGGCCGGGACGCGCTCGCCTCGCTGGAGATCGTCGAGGCGGTGTACGCGTCCTCGCGCACCGGACGACCCGTGGAGCTGCGGTGA
- a CDS encoding IclR family transcriptional regulator, translating to MEKPAESVDQQGVRSVQRALGILGLLTDDRPILSVRDIVEATGLAKTTVLRLVSTLEQNGLLWATTGGYMAGPGLWRWAHLARRSWELPPETQSSMRELAARNRETVNLYVARDVYRVCVAQQESPQPLRHVVQVGDELPMWAGASSKVLLRDAGPALLERIAKGSPHGPGHAAVIREWIDETAQNGFGESHGEREEGLSAVAAPIIGRSGTVVAALSLSGPTIRFTPDRVAAFAADLIEMARQISERGFNSPFGA from the coding sequence GTGGAGAAACCGGCCGAGTCCGTCGACCAGCAGGGTGTGCGCAGCGTCCAGCGCGCCCTGGGCATCCTCGGCCTGCTCACCGACGACCGCCCGATCCTCTCGGTGCGCGACATCGTCGAGGCCACCGGCCTGGCCAAGACCACCGTGCTGCGCCTGGTCTCCACCCTGGAGCAGAACGGGCTGCTCTGGGCCACCACCGGCGGCTACATGGCCGGACCCGGGCTGTGGCGGTGGGCGCACCTGGCCCGGCGCAGCTGGGAGCTGCCGCCGGAGACCCAGAGCAGCATGCGCGAGCTCGCCGCCCGCAACCGCGAGACCGTCAACCTGTACGTGGCCCGCGACGTCTACCGGGTCTGCGTCGCCCAGCAGGAGAGCCCACAGCCGTTGCGGCACGTCGTGCAGGTCGGCGACGAGCTGCCGATGTGGGCCGGCGCGTCGTCGAAGGTGTTGCTGCGCGACGCCGGCCCGGCCCTGCTGGAGCGGATCGCGAAGGGCTCCCCGCACGGACCCGGACACGCCGCCGTGATCCGCGAGTGGATCGACGAGACCGCTCAGAACGGCTTCGGCGAGAGCCACGGCGAACGCGAGGAGGGCCTGTCGGCCGTGGCCGCCCCGATCATCGGCCGCTCCGGCACGGTGGTCGCCGCGCTGTCGCTGAGCGGCCCGACGATCCGGTTCACCCCCGACCGGGTCGCCGCGTTCGCCGCCGACCTGATCGAGATGGCCCGGCAGATCTCCGAGCGCGGCTTCAACAGCCCGTTCGGCGCCTGA
- the dctP gene encoding TRAP transporter substrate-binding protein DctP, with amino-acid sequence MKRSAIATAILLILATGCTTQSNDTTTGTGGNPQITLKIGSSQPETQPNYHCGMQLLKQRLEGQQDLNLTLDLFPNSQLGPDAERFASVQSGDIDIDLQGGSAMSTAYPPIGVLDAAYAFNDIDHFFTWVDQNGDQFFTAFNKATGTTIIDAWYFGMRTFTATKPIRKPEDLAGLKIRFPNTPQFLANAEALGANAVAIAVEELYLALQQGVAQGQENPVVATHAQKFDEILKVASLTDHQVGAHYVVVSDKTLAKMSQPQKDALTKAVHDIRAENRKCVDDETTKVLDGWRADPTRTVLEVDKQAFIAKAEAYFNTHYTGADLELYKSIRASA; translated from the coding sequence ATGAAAAGGTCCGCGATCGCCACGGCGATCCTGTTGATCCTCGCCACCGGATGCACCACCCAGAGCAACGACACCACCACCGGGACCGGCGGCAACCCGCAGATCACCCTCAAGATCGGCAGCTCACAGCCGGAGACCCAACCCAACTACCACTGCGGCATGCAACTGCTCAAGCAGCGCCTCGAAGGCCAACAGGACCTCAACCTCACCCTCGACCTGTTCCCCAACAGCCAACTCGGCCCGGACGCCGAACGCTTCGCCAGCGTGCAGAGCGGCGACATCGACATCGACCTGCAGGGCGGCTCGGCCATGTCGACCGCCTACCCGCCGATCGGAGTCCTCGACGCCGCCTACGCCTTCAACGACATCGACCACTTCTTCACATGGGTCGACCAGAACGGCGACCAGTTCTTCACCGCGTTCAACAAGGCCACCGGCACCACCATCATCGACGCCTGGTACTTCGGCATGCGCACCTTCACCGCCACCAAGCCGATCCGCAAACCCGAGGACCTGGCCGGCCTGAAGATCCGGTTCCCGAACACCCCCCAGTTCCTGGCCAACGCCGAAGCCCTCGGAGCCAACGCCGTCGCCATCGCCGTCGAAGAGCTGTACCTGGCCCTGCAACAGGGCGTCGCCCAAGGCCAGGAGAACCCGGTCGTCGCCACCCACGCGCAGAAGTTCGACGAGATCCTCAAAGTCGCCAGCCTCACCGACCACCAGGTCGGCGCCCACTACGTGGTGGTCTCCGACAAGACCCTCGCCAAGATGAGCCAACCGCAGAAGGACGCCCTCACCAAGGCCGTCCACGACATCCGCGCCGAGAACCGCAAATGCGTCGACGACGAGACCACCAAGGTCCTCGACGGCTGGCGGGCCGACCCCACCCGTACCGTCCTCGAAGTCGACAAACAGGCCTTCATCGCCAAGGCCGAGGCCTACTTCAACACCCACTACACCGGCGCCGACCTGGAGCTCTACAAGAGCATCCGAGCGTCGGCCTGA
- a CDS encoding shikimate dehydrogenase: protein MKHVLIGLVGAGIGQSHTPWLHQQEADRHGIRLVYTTIDSHRHRLGADDLPALLHWARTLGYRGLNVTHPFKQQIITHLDELSDQARTVGAVNTVVFDDHKTTGHNTDVYGFQRAFHEQFPDAPRRHVVQIGAGGAGAAVTHALLALGARQITVVDAEPGRARQHADRFGITAASTTRLTALLDTADGVINATPVGMDHHPGSPVPPGCLRPDLWVADLVYRPADTALLRAARAAGAPTLPGVAMSVHQAVAAFELFTGRPAVPAAMLADSAELLRTGR, encoded by the coding sequence ATGAAGCACGTGCTGATCGGACTGGTCGGTGCCGGCATCGGCCAGTCCCACACCCCGTGGCTGCACCAGCAGGAGGCCGACCGGCACGGCATCCGACTCGTCTACACCACCATCGACTCGCACCGACACCGACTCGGCGCCGACGACCTGCCCGCCCTGCTGCACTGGGCCCGCACCCTCGGCTACCGCGGCCTCAACGTCACCCACCCGTTCAAACAGCAGATCATCACCCACCTCGACGAACTGTCCGATCAGGCCCGCACGGTCGGCGCCGTCAACACCGTCGTCTTCGACGACCACAAGACCACAGGCCACAACACCGATGTGTACGGCTTCCAGCGCGCCTTCCACGAACAGTTCCCCGACGCACCGCGCCGGCACGTCGTCCAGATCGGCGCGGGCGGCGCCGGAGCCGCCGTCACCCACGCCCTGCTCGCCCTCGGCGCCCGACAGATCACCGTCGTCGACGCCGAACCCGGCCGGGCCCGGCAGCACGCCGACCGATTCGGGATCACCGCCGCATCGACCACCCGCCTCACCGCCCTGCTGGACACCGCCGACGGCGTCATCAACGCCACCCCGGTCGGCATGGACCACCACCCCGGATCCCCGGTGCCGCCCGGCTGCCTACGCCCCGATCTGTGGGTCGCCGACCTCGTCTACCGACCCGCCGACACCGCCTTACTCCGAGCCGCCCGCGCCGCCGGCGCACCGACCCTGCCCGGCGTGGCGATGAGCGTCCACCAGGCGGTCGCCGCGTTCGAACTGTTCACCGGCCGACCCGCGGTCCCGGCGGCGATGCTCGCCGACTCCGCCGAATTGCTGCGCACCGGCCGGTGA
- a CDS encoding TRAP transporter large permease gives MILELWMVGAAIAFLLLIRVPVGLAFIGPSLWYALADGRSPGFAMKTTFDGLNSFPLLAVPLFILVGVLANRLGIADRLYEFCLAALGRLRGNLAYVNVGSAVGFSWMSGSALADVAGLGKMQIPQMVKAGYPHGFASGLTASSSLISPVMPPSIPAVIYAATATVSTGALFAASVIPAFAMAAGLCIYIYLWTARRPQFTSVPFDRARFTKASIGAVGPLLTPVILLGGILSGLFTPTEAASVAVLYMLILGAVYRTLKGPVILQAARETAAITAGIMLILGAAALLGLILTRAHVSRDVAEFLTGVSDNPWVFLILVNIILLILGCLIDATAIILVTVPVLLPIAVGFGIDPIYFGVVMIINLMIGLLTPPVGSVLYITSSVTGKPVDVIFRGIAPFLIPLLIVLIAVTALPGVVLWLPHILGF, from the coding sequence ATGATCCTCGAACTGTGGATGGTCGGCGCCGCGATCGCCTTCCTCCTGCTGATCCGGGTCCCGGTCGGCCTCGCGTTCATCGGCCCCAGCCTCTGGTACGCGCTCGCCGACGGCCGGTCCCCGGGCTTCGCCATGAAGACCACCTTCGACGGTCTCAACAGCTTCCCGCTGCTGGCCGTGCCCCTGTTCATCCTGGTCGGCGTGCTGGCCAACCGGCTCGGGATCGCCGACCGGCTCTACGAGTTCTGCCTCGCCGCCCTCGGCCGACTGCGCGGCAACCTGGCATACGTCAACGTCGGCTCCGCCGTGGGCTTCTCCTGGATGAGCGGCTCGGCCCTGGCCGATGTCGCGGGACTCGGCAAGATGCAGATCCCGCAGATGGTCAAGGCCGGCTACCCGCACGGCTTCGCCTCCGGTCTGACCGCCTCTTCCTCGCTGATCAGCCCGGTGATGCCACCCAGCATCCCGGCCGTCATCTACGCCGCCACCGCCACCGTCTCCACCGGGGCACTGTTCGCCGCCTCGGTGATCCCCGCCTTCGCGATGGCCGCCGGCCTGTGCATCTACATCTACCTGTGGACCGCACGCCGGCCCCAGTTCACGTCGGTCCCGTTCGACCGGGCCAGGTTCACCAAGGCGTCGATCGGCGCCGTCGGGCCCCTGCTCACGCCGGTCATCCTGCTCGGCGGCATCCTGTCCGGCCTGTTCACCCCGACCGAGGCGGCCTCGGTCGCCGTGCTCTACATGCTGATCCTCGGCGCCGTCTACCGCACCCTGAAGGGCCCGGTGATCCTGCAGGCCGCCCGCGAGACCGCGGCGATCACCGCCGGCATCATGCTGATCCTCGGCGCCGCCGCACTGCTCGGTCTGATCCTGACCCGCGCCCACGTCTCCCGCGACGTCGCCGAGTTCCTCACCGGCGTCTCCGACAATCCCTGGGTCTTCCTGATCCTGGTCAACATCATCCTGCTGATCCTCGGCTGCCTCATCGACGCCACCGCGATCATCCTGGTCACCGTGCCGGTGCTGCTGCCGATCGCGGTCGGCTTCGGCATCGACCCGATCTACTTCGGCGTCGTCATGATCATCAACTTGATGATCGGGCTGCTCACCCCACCGGTCGGCAGCGTCCTCTACATCACCAGCTCGGTCACCGGGAAACCGGTCGACGTCATCTTCCGCGGGATCGCGCCGTTCCTGATCCCGCTGCTGATCGTCCTCATCGCGGTCACCGCACTACCCGGCGTCGTGCTGTGGCTGCCCCACATCCTCGGATTCTGA